The segment GCTTACCGGACGAGTGGCTCTTGCCCTTGTCATGGTCGAAGAACACACCCGGCGAGCGGTGTAGCTGAGACACGATGACGCGTTCGGTACCATTGATAACGAAGGTACCGTTCTCTGTCATCAGGGGGATTTCCCCCATGTAGACTTCCTGCTCCTTGATGTCCTTGATCGCCTTGTTTGACGATTCTTTGTCATAGATCATCAGGCGCACTTTCACGCGCAGCGGTGCAGAGTAAGTGACTCCGCGCAGCTGACATTCCTTGACGTCGAACGCCGGCGTACCAAAGCGGTAGCTGACATACTCGAGCGCTGCGTTGCCAGAGAAGCTGGCAATCGGGAACACGGACTTGAAGGCAGCGTGAAGGCCGACTTCCAGGCGCTGTTCTGGCGCCCTGTCCTGCTGGAGAAAGTCGTGGTAGGAATCAAGCTGGATGGCCAGCAGGTAAGGCACATCCATCACTTGGGGCAGTTTGCCAAAATCCTTGCGGATGCGTTTTTTCTCAGTGTATGAGTAAGCCATCTGTATTCCCCAGCTTGTTCACCTTGGGTGACCGATGCGTGGTCGGCTCATCCTGATGGCGCGGCGATGTCCATCAGGCGCGGACGGCAAGCCTCCCTTGCGGGCTGGCTCGCCGTCATAATTCGTCTTGCAACAGAAAAAGGCTGGCGGCGGAGTCAGTCCGCCACCAGCCTGGAAGCTTACGCAGCGTGCGCAGCTTGGAACACGTGTTACTTGAGTTCCACGGACGCGCCAGCTTCTTCCAACTTCTTCTTCGCCGCTTCAGCGTCGTCTTTGCTCAGGGCTTCTTTCACAGTAGCCGGTGCAGCATCGACAGTTGCCTTGGCTTCTTTCAGACCCAGACCAGTCAGCTCACGAACAGCCTTGATGACGTTAACTTTCTTGTCACCAGCAGCAGTCAGAATGACGTCGAATTCAGTCTGTTCTTCAACAACTTCAGCAGCAGCCGGGCCAGCAGCGACGGCGGCAGCGGCAGAAACGCCGAATTTCTCTTCCATTGCTTCGATCAGCTCAGCCACTTCCATGACGGTCATGTCAGCGACGGCGTTGATGATGTCTTCTTTGGTCAGTGCCATTTTAGCAATCCTAAACTTTGCGGAGCAAAGATGCTCAGTCAAACGGAAATCGATTCAGGCTGCACGAGACAGCCAGGAGGAAGAAGCGCAGCTTACGCGGCGGCTTCGGCTTCCTGCTTCTGATCGCGCAGTGCTGCGATAGTACGGACCAGCTTGCCTGCAGAAGCTTCCTTCATAACAGACAACAGCTTGGACAGTGCTTCATCGCGAGTCGGCAGAGATGCCAGACGGTCGATGTTCGCCGCCGGGATGAACTCGCCTTCGTAGGCTAATGCCTTGACTTCGAATGCCTCGACTTTCTTGGCAAATTCCTTGAACAAACGAGCGCCAGCGCCCGGGTGTTCCATGGAGAATGCAAGCAGTGTCGGGCCGACGAAGGACTCATTCAGCACCTCATAAGAGGTGCCGGACAGCGCGCGACGAGCTAGCGTGTTGCGAACAACACGTAGCTGGACGCCCGCTTCGCGGCACTGTTTACGCAATTCGGTCATTGCGCCAACAGAAACACCACGAGAGTCGGCAGCGACTACGGAGAGAGCACCCTTGGCGGTTTCGCTGACCTCAGCAACAATTGCCTTCTTGTCTTCGAGACCTAAAGCCACGGTGTTGACTCCATTTCGTGCCAGGGAACGAATTCCCTAGTGGTTTACCATCTCTCTCACCTGTAATGCGCGGGAGAGTCTTGGATGATGGTTGCCACCAGCAAGGCTGGGACACCATCTGCGCAGGCTACGAGCAATGCAAGCATCACCTCGCGATTAAGCTAGCCTTGATACCAGAGCAACAACGCTAGCACCTGCGGTCTTTGACGGCGCCCCGCGGCTGAGCACGGGGACCGCAAAGTGAAACATTCTGTGACTGCCTTACGCGTACTTGGCGTGATCGACGGTCAGACCCGGGCCCATGGTGCTGGACAGGGAAATCTTCTTCAGGTAGATACCCTTGGAAGTGCTCGGCTTGAGCTTCTTGACTTCGGCGACCAGAGCGTCAATGTTACCCTGAATGGAGTCAGCACTGAAGTCGGTCTTGCCGATACCGGCATGAATGATGCCGTTTTTGTCGGTGCGGAAACGCACCTGGCCAGCCTTGGCATTCTTGACGGCAGTTGCGACGTCCGGCGTCACAGTACCGACTTTCGGGTTCGGCATCAGGCCACGCGGACCAAGAATCTGACCCAGCTGACCGACAACGCGCATGGCATCCGGAGAAGCGATGACGACGTCAAAATCCATCACGCCCTTCTTGACCTGCTCTGCGAGGTCATCCATACCGACGATATCTGCACCGGCTGCTTTCGCTGCTTCAGCGTTGGCACCCTGGGTGAAGACAGCAACACGCACTTCGTTACCAGTGCCGTTAGGCATGACGGTAGCGCCGCGAACGACCTGATCGGATTTACGCGGGTCAACACCCAGGTTCAGAGCAACTTCGATAGTTTCTTTGAACTTGACAGTAGACAGCTCGGAGAGCAGAGCAACAGCTTCTTCGACGCTGTAGACCTTGCCAGCTTCAACTTTCTCGTTGATCGCTTGGGCGCGCTTTGAAATTTTAGCCATGATCAAAGACCCTCCACGTTCAGGCCCATACTACGGGCAGTACCAGCGATAGTACGAACAGCAGCATCCAGATTGGAAGCTGTCAGGTCCGGCTCTTTAGTGGTCGCAATCTCTTCCAGCTGAGCGCGAGTCACAGTACCGACCTTCTTCTTGTTCGGCTCACCAGAACCAGACTTGATGCCAGCAGCTTTCAGCAACAGGACGGCGGCAGGCGGCGTCTTGGTGACGAAAGTGAAGCTACGATCAGAATAGACGGTGATCACGACAGGAGTCGGCAGACCGACTTCGATGTTCTGGGTAGCGGCGTTGAACGCTTTACAGAACTCCATGATGTTCACACCGTGCTGACCGAGGGCAGGACCTACGGGCGGGCTCGGATTTGCTTTACCGGCTGCAACCTGCAGCTTGATGTAAGCATTGACTTTCTTAGCCATGATAAGACTCCAGTATGGGTGGTAGCGCCTTGCGGCTCCCCGTAAAACCGGGCCGCCTCAGGCGACCCGTCATGTTGCCGCGATGCTTCGACTCAAAAAGAAATACGGATCCGAAGATCAGTCTTTCTCGACCTGAGAGAACTCGAGCTCCACTGGCGTAGCACGACCGAAGATCAGCACGCTGACCTGCAGCCGGCTTTTTTCATAATTCACTTCCTCGACAACCCCGTTGAAATCTGCAAACGGACCGTCGGTGACGCGAACTGTTTCGCCCGGCTCGAAGAGCGTCTTCGGCCGCGGCTTGTCGGTACCATCCTGCACGCGCTGCAGCATGGCATCCGCTTCTTTCTGGGTGATTGCTGCCGGCTTTTCCGGAGTACCACCAATGAACCCCATGACGCGTGGGGTTTCGTTCACCATGTGCCAGGACTGATCATTCATTTCCATTTCGATCAGCACATAGCCAGGGTAGAACTTGCGCTCGCTCTTGCGGCGCTTGCCGTCACGCATCTCGACGATTTCTTCGACAGGCACCAGAATTTCACCGAAGTGATCTTCCATGGCATAAAGCTTCACGCGTTCAGTCAGTGAACGCAGCACCTGTTTTTCGAAACCGGAATAGGCGTGTATGACATACCAACGCTTGGACATGGAAACTCCGTTAACTGACGATGCCGGACATCAGCCAGCCGAGGGTGGTATCGATGAGCCATAGCAACAGGCCCACGATCAGCACGGCACCCAGCACGATGGCAGTTGTCTGGACAGTTTCCTGTCGGGTCGGCCAAACGACGCGCTGGATCTCGCGGCGCGCACTACTCGCCAGCTCAACAACATCACGACCTTTGTTGGTAGTGATAGCCAACGCAGCCGCTGCAACGCCAAGCACGACGACGCCAAGCACGCGATAAAGCAGCGCTTGGTCAGCAAAATAGGCGTTACCGGCAACAGCCAGCACAAGAAGAATGACGACGACTGACCACTTGAATCCGTCGTGGCGCGCTTCCTGCACCTCGGCGTTCTGTTTCATCAAAAGAGACTCCTCAAGGGTGCAGCGATCGCTAGAATCGAGAATCGGTAAGAAGTCGATACCATCCTGGGGAAGGATGGCAGGCCAGGAGGGAATCGAACCCCCAACCTGCGGTTTTGGAGACCGCTGCTCTGCCAATTGAGCTACTGGCCTGTAACACTTGCGTGTTCCAGAGACTAAAAACAAGGCTGAATGAACAGCGGGCGCCATCATAGCTGAGACAACCCAAACTGACAAGCCTTATCTTTGACCGTGACCTGGGAGGTCGCCGGAAACGAAAAATACGAGCCAAACAGCGACTCGCCTCTTGCGTTGTATGGAGCTCGTGGGCGGATTTGAACCGCCGACCTCACCCTTACCAAGGGTGTGCTCTACCCCTGAGCTACACGAGCAAAACCTTGCATCACTCTCGCACCGCGAGATGAACTGGAGCGGGCAGCGGGAATCGAACCCGCGTCATCAGCTTGGAAGGCTGAGGTTCTACCATTAAACTATGCCCGCTTTCCAACTTTTACTGCCCTGACGCGCAAGGCGTCACAAGCGAATCTGGTGGTGGGGGAAGGATTCGAACCTTCGAAGCTTTCGCGGCAGATTTACA is part of the Cobetia sp. L2A1 genome and harbors:
- the nusG gene encoding transcription termination/antitermination protein NusG → MSKRWYVIHAYSGFEKQVLRSLTERVKLYAMEDHFGEILVPVEEIVEMRDGKRRKSERKFYPGYVLIEMEMNDQSWHMVNETPRVMGFIGGTPEKPAAITQKEADAMLQRVQDGTDKPRPKTLFEPGETVRVTDGPFADFNGVVEEVNYEKSRLQVSVLIFGRATPVELEFSQVEKD
- the secE gene encoding preprotein translocase subunit SecE → MKQNAEVQEARHDGFKWSVVVILLVLAVAGNAYFADQALLYRVLGVVVLGVAAAALAITTNKGRDVVELASSARREIQRVVWPTRQETVQTTAIVLGAVLIVGLLLWLIDTTLGWLMSGIVS
- the rplK gene encoding 50S ribosomal protein L11, with translation MAKKVNAYIKLQVAAGKANPSPPVGPALGQHGVNIMEFCKAFNAATQNIEVGLPTPVVITVYSDRSFTFVTKTPPAAVLLLKAAGIKSGSGEPNKKKVGTVTRAQLEEIATTKEPDLTASNLDAAVRTIAGTARSMGLNVEGL
- the rplL gene encoding 50S ribosomal protein L7/L12; the protein is MALTKEDIINAVADMTVMEVAELIEAMEEKFGVSAAAAVAAGPAAAEVVEEQTEFDVILTAAGDKKVNVIKAVRELTGLGLKEAKATVDAAPATVKEALSKDDAEAAKKKLEEAGASVELK
- the rplA gene encoding 50S ribosomal protein L1; the protein is MAKISKRAQAINEKVEAGKVYSVEEAVALLSELSTVKFKETIEVALNLGVDPRKSDQVVRGATVMPNGTGNEVRVAVFTQGANAEAAKAAGADIVGMDDLAEQVKKGVMDFDVVIASPDAMRVVGQLGQILGPRGLMPNPKVGTVTPDVATAVKNAKAGQVRFRTDKNGIIHAGIGKTDFSADSIQGNIDALVAEVKKLKPSTSKGIYLKKISLSSTMGPGLTVDHAKYA
- the rplJ gene encoding 50S ribosomal protein L10; the encoded protein is MALGLEDKKAIVAEVSETAKGALSVVAADSRGVSVGAMTELRKQCREAGVQLRVVRNTLARRALSGTSYEVLNESFVGPTLLAFSMEHPGAGARLFKEFAKKVEAFEVKALAYEGEFIPAANIDRLASLPTRDEALSKLLSVMKEASAGKLVRTIAALRDQKQEAEAAA